The following proteins come from a genomic window of Corynebacterium crudilactis:
- a CDS encoding ABC transporter permease has protein sequence MSTATVTRNKSTTASKIGHWMLNNGALVGLIALCIGLFIATPHFLTIPNLVNIGIQSATVAILAFGMTFVIVTAGIDLSVGSVAALGAMTSAYFFAEVGLPGWITLIIGLLIGLLAGAISGISIAYGKLPAFIATLAMMSIARGITLVISQGSPIPSAPAVNALGRTYFGIPMPILMMALAGIVCWFILSRTVLGRSMYAIGGNMEAARLSGLPVKKILVMVYALAGVYAALAGLVMTGRLSSAQPQAGVGYELDAIAAVVIGGASLAGGTGKATGTLIGAILLAVIRNGLNILNVSSFWQQIVIGCVIALAVGFDVIRNKTSK, from the coding sequence TTGAGTACTGCAACCGTTACTCGAAATAAGTCCACAACTGCATCCAAAATTGGACATTGGATGCTCAACAATGGTGCTTTAGTTGGACTTATCGCGTTGTGCATTGGCTTGTTCATTGCCACGCCGCACTTTCTCACTATTCCAAACCTCGTTAATATCGGCATCCAATCTGCAACTGTGGCGATCCTTGCGTTCGGCATGACTTTCGTCATTGTGACCGCAGGTATTGACCTCTCCGTGGGATCAGTTGCAGCATTAGGCGCAATGACCTCGGCCTATTTCTTCGCAGAGGTGGGCCTACCTGGTTGGATCACACTAATTATTGGCCTGCTCATTGGTCTTTTAGCTGGTGCGATCTCTGGCATCTCGATTGCGTATGGCAAGCTGCCTGCATTTATCGCAACGTTGGCCATGATGTCGATTGCGCGTGGTATCACCTTGGTTATTTCCCAAGGCTCACCGATTCCTAGTGCTCCTGCTGTTAATGCTTTGGGTCGTACTTACTTTGGCATCCCGATGCCCATCCTCATGATGGCGTTGGCTGGAATCGTGTGCTGGTTCATTTTGAGCCGCACAGTACTTGGCCGATCCATGTATGCCATTGGCGGCAATATGGAAGCTGCGCGTCTCTCGGGTCTGCCCGTGAAGAAAATCCTGGTCATGGTCTACGCGCTGGCTGGAGTATATGCAGCGCTGGCAGGTCTGGTGATGACTGGCCGCTTGTCCTCTGCACAGCCACAAGCAGGTGTTGGTTATGAACTCGATGCGATCGCCGCTGTGGTGATTGGTGGAGCATCACTGGCCGGAGGTACGGGTAAAGCAACAGGAACCTTGATTGGTGCAATCTTGTTGGCCGTGATCCGCAATGGCTTGAACATTTTGAATGTGTCCTCTTTTTGGCAACAGATCGTCATCGGCTGCGTCATCGCACTCGCGGTGGGCTTCGATGTCATCCGAAACAAAACTTCCAAATAA
- a CDS encoding 6-phosphofructokinase has product MRIATLTSGGDCPGLNAVIRGIVRTASNEFGSTVVGYQDGWEGLLADRRVQLYDDEDIDRILLRGGTILGTGRLHPDKFKAGIDQIKENLADAGIDALIPIGGEGTLKGAKWLSDNGIPVVGVPKTIDNDVNGTDFTFGFDTAVAVATDAVDRLHTTAESHNRVMIVEVMGRHVGWIALHAGMAGGAHYTVIPEVPFDIAEICKAMERRFQMGEKYGIIVVAEGALPREGTMDLREGHIDQFGHKTFTGIGQQIADEIHARLGHDVRTTVLGHIQRGGTPTAFDRVLATRYGVRAARACHEGNFDKVVALKGESIKMISFEEAVGTLKEVPLERWVTAQAMFG; this is encoded by the coding sequence ATGCGAATTGCCACTCTCACGTCAGGCGGCGACTGCCCCGGACTTAACGCCGTTATCCGAGGAATCGTCCGTACAGCAAGCAATGAGTTCGGTTCCACCGTCGTGGGGTATCAAGATGGTTGGGAGGGACTACTAGCCGATCGTCGTGTACAGCTTTATGACGACGAAGATATTGATCGAATCCTCCTTCGCGGTGGCACCATTTTGGGTACTGGTCGTCTGCATCCAGATAAGTTCAAGGCGGGCATTGATCAAATCAAGGAAAACCTGGCTGATGCTGGTATTGATGCACTGATCCCCATTGGCGGCGAAGGCACCCTCAAGGGTGCTAAATGGCTCTCTGATAATGGTATCCCTGTTGTAGGTGTTCCAAAGACCATTGACAACGATGTGAACGGCACAGACTTCACCTTCGGTTTTGATACTGCGGTAGCTGTTGCTACTGATGCAGTGGATCGCCTGCATACCACTGCAGAATCCCACAACCGCGTCATGATCGTTGAGGTCATGGGCAGGCATGTTGGTTGGATTGCCCTGCATGCTGGTATGGCGGGTGGAGCTCACTACACGGTGATCCCTGAAGTTCCTTTTGATATTGCTGAAATCTGCAAAGCCATGGAACGTCGTTTTCAGATGGGTGAAAAATACGGCATTATCGTCGTGGCTGAGGGTGCACTTCCACGTGAAGGCACCATGGATCTGCGTGAAGGTCATATCGACCAATTTGGGCATAAGACTTTTACTGGAATTGGTCAGCAGATCGCTGATGAAATCCATGCTCGTCTTGGCCATGATGTGCGCACAACTGTGCTTGGGCATATCCAGCGCGGTGGTACCCCAACGGCTTTTGACCGTGTGCTGGCAACTCGTTATGGCGTGCGTGCAGCTCGTGCTTGCCACGAGGGAAACTTTGACAAGGTTGTGGCCCTTAAGGGGGAAAGCATTAAGATGATTTCTTTCGAAGAAGCCGTGGGCACTCTTAAAGAAGTTCCACTTGAGCGCTGGGTGACAGCTCAGGCAATGTTCGGATAG
- a CDS encoding D-ribose ABC transporter substrate-binding protein has product MYARKLIALSASAVLAFSLTACNRDSSDTSADGDATGGSITLALSTQTNPFFVQLRDGAQEKATELGVTLNVQDASDDAATQANQLNNAITTGAGVVIVNPTDSDAVVPSVEALNQADIPVVAVDRSASSGDIASFVASDNVAGGAQAAAALAEAIGGEGEILMLQGIAGSSASRDRGKGFEEEIAKHEGITIAAKQTANFDRGEGLDVATNLLQAHPNVKAIFAENDEMALGAIEALGARAGQDVIVVGFDGTNDGLKAVEDGRMLATIAQQPEELGAKAVEEAAKLLKGEDAEEEVPVEVVTVKLDNVAEFK; this is encoded by the coding sequence ATGTACGCTCGTAAACTCATTGCTCTGTCCGCATCTGCAGTCTTGGCTTTCAGCTTGACCGCCTGCAACCGTGACTCTTCCGACACCAGCGCAGACGGCGATGCCACCGGTGGTTCCATTACCCTGGCGCTGTCCACCCAGACCAACCCATTCTTTGTGCAGCTTCGTGATGGCGCTCAGGAGAAAGCTACTGAACTTGGCGTGACCTTGAATGTTCAAGATGCATCTGATGATGCAGCAACTCAGGCGAACCAGCTTAACAACGCCATTACCACCGGCGCCGGCGTGGTCATCGTGAACCCAACTGACTCTGATGCTGTTGTTCCATCCGTTGAAGCACTCAACCAGGCTGATATTCCAGTTGTAGCAGTGGATCGTTCCGCAAGCAGTGGAGACATCGCATCCTTCGTGGCATCTGACAATGTTGCTGGTGGCGCACAGGCTGCCGCAGCTCTGGCAGAAGCAATTGGCGGAGAAGGAGAGATCCTCATGTTGCAAGGTATTGCTGGTTCTTCTGCATCACGTGATCGTGGCAAGGGCTTCGAAGAAGAAATTGCGAAGCATGAGGGGATTACCATCGCAGCAAAGCAGACCGCTAACTTTGACCGCGGCGAGGGTCTTGATGTGGCAACCAACCTGCTGCAGGCACACCCTAACGTGAAGGCTATTTTCGCTGAAAATGATGAAATGGCTCTCGGCGCAATCGAAGCTCTAGGCGCACGTGCTGGTCAAGACGTTATCGTTGTCGGATTCGATGGTACCAACGATGGCCTCAAGGCTGTGGAAGATGGTCGCATGCTGGCCACCATTGCGCAGCAGCCAGAAGAACTCGGCGCCAAGGCTGTGGAAGAAGCAGCCAAGTTGCTCAAGGGTGAAGACGCGGAAGAAGAAGTTCCAGTTGAGGTTGTCACCGTCAAGCTCGATAACGTCGCAGAGTTCAAGTAG
- a CDS encoding LacI family DNA-binding transcriptional regulator, with the protein MASETPMPKKRATTLKDIAHATQLSVSTVSRALANNASIPESTRLRVIEAAQKLNYRPNAQARALRKSRTDTIGVIIPNIENPYFSSLAASIQKVAREAGVSTILSNSEENPELLGQTLAIMDDQRLDGIIVVPHIQSEDQVSDLINRGVPVVLADRSFANASIPSVTSDPVPGMTEAVDLLVAADVQLGYLAGPQDTSTGQLRLNTFEKLCVERGIIGAAVYYGGYRQESGYDGIKVLIEQGANAIIAGDSMMTIGALLAIHEMNLKIGEDVQLIGFDNNPIFRLQNPPLSIIDQHVQEMGRRSFEMLQKLIAGESVQESVVIPTRLNIHGSTAVSQKAAEKAAAKAARKANQG; encoded by the coding sequence ATGGCTTCCGAAACCCCAATGCCTAAGAAGCGAGCTACAACGCTCAAGGATATCGCGCACGCAACGCAGCTTTCTGTTAGCACCGTGTCGAGGGCATTGGCCAATAACGCAAGCATTCCGGAATCCACACGTCTCCGTGTGATTGAGGCAGCTCAAAAGCTGAATTACCGACCCAATGCTCAAGCCCGTGCCTTGCGTAAATCTCGGACTGACACCATCGGTGTCATCATTCCCAACATTGAGAACCCATATTTCTCTTCATTGGCTGCGTCGATTCAAAAAGTGGCACGTGAAGCCGGAGTATCCACGATTTTGTCCAACTCTGAAGAAAACCCAGAGCTACTTGGGCAAACGTTGGCCATCATGGATGATCAGCGACTCGACGGCATCATTGTGGTTCCACATATTCAATCTGAAGACCAAGTAAGTGATCTGATCAACAGGGGAGTGCCTGTGGTCTTGGCTGACCGTAGCTTTGCCAACGCCTCGATTCCTTCAGTTACCTCTGATCCAGTGCCAGGCATGACCGAGGCTGTTGATCTACTTGTGGCTGCTGATGTGCAATTGGGCTACCTTGCTGGTCCTCAAGACACCTCTACTGGGCAATTGCGTCTCAACACTTTTGAAAAGCTTTGTGTTGAACGAGGAATTATTGGAGCTGCTGTCTATTACGGCGGATACCGCCAAGAATCTGGCTATGACGGCATCAAAGTGCTGATTGAACAGGGCGCAAACGCCATCATTGCGGGTGATTCCATGATGACAATTGGTGCATTGCTAGCGATTCATGAGATGAATCTGAAAATCGGCGAGGATGTCCAACTTATTGGATTTGATAACAATCCAATCTTCAGGCTCCAAAACCCACCGCTGAGCATTATTGATCAGCATGTGCAAGAAATGGGACGGCGTTCTTTCGAGATGCTGCAGAAATTGATTGCTGGAGAATCCGTGCAGGAATCGGTTGTGATTCCAACACGCCTCAATATTCATGGATCAACGGCCGTGTCTCAAAAAGCTGCCGAAAAGGCCGCTGCAAAAGCTGCGCGTAAAGCGAACCAGGGGTGA
- a CDS encoding sugar ABC transporter ATP-binding protein — protein MNHTLHNDDPAPILQLDKVSKSFGPVNVINQVSIDVRPGRVLALLGENGAGKSTLIKMMSGVYQPDGGQILVDGKPTTLPDTKTAESYGIATIHQELNLVPTMTVAENVMLGRTPKKWGLVNFKHLRRQAQAALDLIGVDVDLNAQVGSLGIARQQMVEIAKALSMNARILILDEPTAALTGREIEQLFKVVDELKAKGVAMVFISHHLDEIARIGDTVSVLRDGQFIAELPADTDEDELVRLMVGRSIENQYPRSAPPIGEPLLEVKNLNAAGRFSDISLTVRAGEVVGLAGLVGAGRTEVVRSIAGVDRVDSGDVIVAGKKLRGGDIAEAIKHGIGHIPEDRKAQGLVLGSSVEDNLGLATMGSTAKAGLVDRSGQHRRAMEVAEKLRIRMANIKQPIRDLSGGNQQKAVFGRWVLAGSNVLLLDEPTRGVDVGAKVEIYNIINEITEKGGAVLMVSSELPEVLGMADRILVMSGGRIAGEIPVEGTTQDDVMALAVSQVEDSITDEAAAEIELMKEDR, from the coding sequence ATGAACCATACTCTGCATAATGATGATCCCGCGCCCATCCTGCAGCTAGACAAAGTATCTAAATCTTTTGGTCCTGTGAATGTGATCAACCAGGTCAGCATTGATGTGCGTCCAGGTAGAGTGCTGGCTCTGTTGGGCGAAAATGGTGCTGGTAAATCAACACTGATCAAGATGATGTCTGGCGTATATCAGCCAGATGGTGGTCAGATTTTAGTGGATGGAAAGCCAACCACTTTGCCAGATACGAAGACTGCAGAATCTTATGGCATTGCCACCATTCACCAGGAATTAAACCTGGTGCCCACCATGACAGTTGCAGAAAACGTCATGCTGGGACGCACCCCGAAAAAGTGGGGGCTTGTTAATTTCAAACATCTGCGCAGGCAGGCGCAAGCTGCGTTGGATCTTATCGGCGTTGATGTTGATCTGAATGCTCAAGTGGGCTCCCTGGGCATTGCCAGGCAGCAGATGGTGGAAATCGCCAAAGCGCTGTCGATGAATGCACGCATCCTCATCTTGGATGAACCTACTGCGGCTCTGACCGGCCGGGAGATTGAACAGCTGTTCAAGGTGGTCGATGAGCTGAAGGCCAAAGGCGTGGCCATGGTGTTTATTTCACACCACTTGGATGAGATTGCACGCATTGGCGATACCGTCTCTGTGTTGCGTGATGGTCAATTCATTGCGGAGCTTCCAGCCGATACTGACGAAGATGAACTTGTTCGTCTCATGGTTGGGCGAAGCATTGAAAACCAATATCCACGCAGTGCTCCACCAATCGGCGAACCACTCCTGGAGGTAAAAAACCTTAATGCGGCAGGACGATTCAGCGATATTTCCTTGACCGTCCGAGCAGGCGAAGTGGTTGGCCTGGCGGGCCTCGTTGGTGCAGGGCGCACAGAAGTGGTGCGTTCTATCGCTGGTGTGGATCGGGTGGATTCCGGAGATGTGATTGTTGCTGGCAAGAAATTGCGCGGTGGCGATATTGCGGAAGCAATCAAACATGGTATCGGGCATATTCCAGAAGACCGTAAAGCGCAGGGCTTGGTGCTAGGTTCCTCTGTGGAGGACAACCTTGGGCTTGCCACGATGGGATCAACCGCCAAAGCAGGTTTGGTTGATCGCTCCGGCCAACACCGACGCGCGATGGAAGTAGCAGAAAAACTGCGCATCCGGATGGCAAACATCAAACAGCCGATCCGCGATTTATCGGGAGGCAATCAGCAAAAGGCCGTGTTCGGCCGCTGGGTGCTTGCAGGTTCCAACGTGTTGCTTCTCGACGAACCGACCCGTGGCGTTGATGTCGGCGCCAAAGTAGAGATTTACAACATCATCAATGAGATCACCGAAAAGGGCGGCGCCGTGTTAATGGTGTCCTCCGAACTACCGGAAGTCCTAGGCATGGCAGACCGCATTTTAGTGATGTCAGGTGGACGCATCGCAGGAGAAATTCCTGTAGAAGGTACGACTCAAGATGATGTCATGGCATTAGCCGTATCCCAGGTGGAAGATTCCATCACTGATGAAGCAGCTGCAGAAATCGAGCTTATGAAGGAGGACCGTTGA
- a CDS encoding bile acid:sodium symporter family protein, which produces MSTQVELKTPKSEDRAAYIAALGFPVLVIIGGIIGFTASDVVLNISSWVNPLLGIIMFAMGLTLKPVDFALVAKRPLPVLIGVVAQFVIMPLTALLVVWMLQLPAEIAAGVILVGCAPGGTSSNVVSYLARGDVALSVTMTSISTLLAPLLTPLLTLWLAGQYMPLNAADMAVSIVQVVLIPVVGGLVVRLVFPTLIGKILPLLPWISVVAISLIVAIVVAGSRDKILEAGLLVLAAVIIHNTLGYSLGYLAAKFTGQPAAARRTTAIEVGMQNSGLAAGLASQYMSPMSALPGAIFSVWHNLSGALLAAVCRAADKRAAQKGQEISASSSGETSV; this is translated from the coding sequence ATGAGTACTCAAGTTGAACTCAAGACACCGAAATCAGAAGACAGAGCGGCATATATTGCTGCGCTAGGTTTTCCGGTTTTGGTCATTATCGGTGGCATAATCGGCTTCACTGCCTCAGACGTGGTGCTCAATATTTCCTCATGGGTCAATCCATTGCTCGGAATCATCATGTTTGCCATGGGCCTGACCCTAAAGCCAGTGGATTTCGCGCTTGTTGCTAAACGTCCACTACCAGTCCTAATTGGTGTGGTTGCACAATTTGTCATCATGCCGTTGACTGCATTGCTTGTGGTGTGGATGCTGCAGCTGCCGGCAGAGATTGCCGCTGGTGTTATTTTGGTCGGTTGTGCACCTGGAGGTACATCCTCCAACGTTGTGTCCTATTTGGCGCGCGGAGATGTCGCACTGTCTGTCACCATGACATCCATCTCCACATTGTTGGCACCACTTCTGACACCTTTGCTCACTCTTTGGTTGGCGGGGCAGTACATGCCACTTAATGCTGCAGACATGGCAGTATCGATCGTTCAGGTTGTGCTGATCCCAGTTGTGGGCGGACTTGTTGTGCGTTTGGTTTTCCCAACCCTCATCGGCAAGATTTTGCCTTTATTGCCATGGATCTCGGTCGTAGCAATTTCCCTAATCGTTGCCATCGTGGTTGCAGGTTCTAGGGACAAGATCCTTGAAGCTGGACTGCTTGTACTTGCTGCTGTGATTATTCACAACACTCTGGGCTATTCCCTTGGTTATCTCGCCGCAAAATTCACTGGTCAGCCAGCGGCCGCTCGACGTACCACCGCAATTGAAGTTGGTATGCAAAATTCTGGTCTTGCTGCCGGACTTGCCTCACAGTATATGTCGCCAATGTCTGCGTTGCCTGGTGCTATTTTCTCTGTATGGCACAACCTTTCTGGCGCGCTTCTTGCGGCAGTGTGCCGAGCTGCCGATAAGCGGGCGGCACAAAAGGGGCAAGAGATTTCTGCTTCATCTTCTGGAGAAACTTCGGTATAA
- a CDS encoding GNAT family N-acetyltransferase produces the protein MQLAENPRLANDAVILEPLSHQWTQDLQEAVASQELWRHWFVALPTPDGMAEEIDRRLAEHEDGLCAPWAIISSATGRAVGMTAFHTLDHANKRLEIGRTWMAAHVQGTGINPSVKFLQLQRAFEVLGVNAVEFRTNWHNHRSRAAIERLGAKQDGVLRKHRIHPDGTVRDTVIYSITNDEWPAVKLTLLERLHRRLQVPTIPNEASLFDAS, from the coding sequence ATGCAACTCGCTGAAAACCCGCGTCTGGCGAACGACGCGGTGATCCTCGAGCCACTGTCACATCAGTGGACTCAAGATCTCCAAGAAGCTGTCGCCTCACAAGAATTGTGGCGTCATTGGTTCGTCGCTCTACCCACCCCAGATGGAATGGCCGAAGAAATCGACCGCAGGCTGGCGGAACATGAAGATGGATTATGTGCGCCCTGGGCAATCATTTCCTCTGCAACTGGCCGCGCCGTTGGAATGACTGCATTCCATACCCTTGACCATGCAAATAAACGGCTTGAAATTGGGCGCACCTGGATGGCTGCCCATGTTCAAGGAACCGGCATTAACCCTTCCGTGAAATTCTTACAGCTTCAGCGAGCTTTTGAAGTTCTTGGAGTTAATGCCGTGGAATTTCGCACCAACTGGCATAATCATCGCTCCCGCGCGGCTATTGAGCGACTCGGGGCGAAACAAGATGGTGTGTTGCGCAAGCATCGCATTCATCCCGATGGCACCGTGCGCGATACGGTCATCTACTCCATCACCAATGATGAGTGGCCTGCTGTAAAGCTCACCTTGCTGGAGCGGCTCCACCGCCGCTTGCAAGTTCCCACCATCCCCAACGAGGCATCGCTTTTCGACGCCAGCTAG
- a CDS encoding NADPH-dependent F420 reductase: MTTYTIFGRGNMATAIAGILTNAGATVEHIGSADSDTATINGDVIVLAVPYPAVESIIETHKEAFAGKTVIDITNPLNFETFDSLVVPTGSSAAAEIQAKLPSSRVLKAFNTNFAATLASGTVGDIVTTVLVAGDDAEAKSALIADVNAGGVDALDAGSLKRAHELEAVGFLQLTLAGSEKIGWTGGFGLVK; encoded by the coding sequence ATGACTACTTACACCATTTTCGGCCGCGGCAATATGGCAACTGCAATTGCAGGCATTTTGACCAATGCCGGTGCCACCGTAGAACACATTGGATCTGCAGACTCAGATACAGCCACAATTAACGGTGACGTTATCGTTCTAGCTGTCCCTTACCCAGCAGTGGAATCCATTATTGAAACTCACAAGGAAGCTTTCGCCGGAAAGACGGTTATCGATATCACCAACCCATTGAACTTCGAAACTTTTGATTCCCTCGTTGTTCCTACTGGTTCTTCCGCGGCTGCAGAGATCCAAGCCAAGCTTCCAAGCTCTCGCGTTTTGAAGGCATTCAACACTAACTTCGCTGCTACTTTAGCTTCTGGCACGGTCGGGGATATTGTCACCACCGTTTTAGTTGCAGGCGATGATGCGGAAGCAAAGAGCGCTCTGATTGCAGATGTGAACGCAGGTGGCGTAGACGCTCTTGATGCGGGATCTTTGAAGCGTGCGCATGAGCTTGAAGCAGTTGGATTCCTGCAGCTCACACTCGCTGGCTCTGAGAAGATCGGTTGGACCGGCGGCTTCGGTCTGGTCAAATAA
- the rbsD gene encoding D-ribose pyranase: MKRSGLLNPDLCYAIARLGHTDTWAVADCGLPIPDHVEIIDLSLVFGIPSFEQVIAALKPEVVVEGALIADGTPKHIRDLLEVSHEVIDHEELKARLSDCAFVVRTGETTAYANVIFKAGVAF; the protein is encoded by the coding sequence ATGAAACGATCTGGCTTACTCAACCCGGACCTGTGTTATGCCATCGCACGTCTTGGTCATACTGATACGTGGGCCGTGGCAGACTGTGGACTACCTATTCCAGATCACGTGGAGATCATTGATCTTTCATTAGTGTTTGGTATTCCAAGTTTCGAGCAAGTTATTGCAGCTTTAAAGCCAGAAGTAGTTGTTGAAGGCGCACTCATTGCCGATGGCACACCCAAACACATCCGCGATTTGCTGGAGGTTTCTCATGAGGTGATTGATCATGAGGAGCTTAAAGCGCGACTGTCTGACTGTGCATTTGTGGTGCGGACAGGGGAGACCACTGCATATGCCAATGTGATCTTTAAAGCAGGCGTGGCTTTCTAG
- the gatB gene encoding Asp-tRNA(Asn)/Glu-tRNA(Gln) amidotransferase subunit GatB, with the protein MTAAFYDLMDFDEVLEKYDPVMGLEVHVELGTETKMFSASSAHFGAEPNSNVDPVSLGLPGALPVVNARGVEWAIKIGLALNCSIAESSRFARKNYFYPDQPKNYQISQYDEPIAYEGYLDVVLEDGTEWRVEIERAHMEEDTGKLTHLGGTSGRIHGATASLVDCNRAGIPLIEVVTKPIEGAGARAPEIAKAYVSALRDLVKALGVSDGRLDQGSMRVDANLSLRPIGQEEFGTRTETKNINSLKSVEQAITFEMQRQAQVLDNGGIIDQETRHYQETDGSTSKGRPKETAEDYRYFNDPDLPPVIAPREWVEEIRATLPELPWVRRARIQEEWKLSDAEMRDLINANALDLIIETVEAGTTPDEARAWWVSYISQKANETGVELDALGVAPAHVARVVALVSESKLTNKLARQAIDGVIAGEGDVDAVVASRGLEVVRDDSAIEKAVDDALAANPDIVEKYRAGNTKVTGAIVGAVMKATRGKADPAQVNQLIAKKLA; encoded by the coding sequence ATGACTGCAGCCTTTTATGATCTGATGGACTTCGATGAAGTTCTAGAGAAATATGACCCGGTGATGGGACTTGAGGTCCACGTCGAACTGGGCACTGAGACGAAGATGTTCTCCGCTTCTTCTGCACACTTTGGCGCTGAGCCTAACAGCAACGTTGACCCGGTTTCCTTGGGACTTCCGGGCGCTCTTCCAGTAGTAAACGCCAGGGGCGTGGAGTGGGCAATTAAAATTGGACTGGCGCTGAACTGCAGCATCGCTGAGTCCTCACGATTTGCGCGTAAGAATTACTTCTACCCAGATCAGCCAAAGAACTACCAGATCTCCCAGTATGATGAGCCAATCGCGTATGAGGGTTACTTGGATGTTGTGTTGGAAGATGGAACTGAGTGGCGTGTAGAGATCGAGCGCGCTCACATGGAAGAGGATACCGGCAAGCTCACTCACTTGGGTGGCACTTCTGGCCGTATCCATGGCGCGACTGCCTCTTTGGTTGACTGTAACCGTGCGGGCATCCCATTGATTGAGGTTGTGACCAAGCCTATTGAGGGTGCTGGTGCTCGTGCTCCAGAGATCGCCAAGGCATATGTTTCCGCGCTGCGTGATCTTGTTAAGGCACTTGGTGTTTCTGATGGCCGCCTTGATCAGGGCTCAATGCGCGTTGATGCCAACCTGTCCCTGCGCCCAATTGGTCAGGAAGAATTCGGTACTCGTACAGAGACCAAGAACATCAACTCCTTGAAGTCTGTTGAGCAGGCCATTACTTTTGAGATGCAGCGCCAGGCTCAGGTGTTGGACAACGGTGGAATTATCGACCAGGAAACTCGCCACTACCAGGAAACTGATGGAAGTACCTCCAAGGGTCGTCCAAAGGAGACCGCTGAGGATTACCGTTACTTCAACGATCCTGATCTGCCTCCAGTTATTGCACCACGCGAGTGGGTTGAAGAGATTCGTGCAACCCTTCCAGAGCTTCCGTGGGTTCGTCGCGCGCGCATTCAAGAAGAGTGGAAACTGTCTGACGCTGAAATGCGTGACCTGATCAACGCTAACGCGCTTGATCTGATCATCGAGACCGTTGAAGCTGGCACCACTCCAGATGAGGCTCGTGCATGGTGGGTTTCCTACATCTCTCAGAAGGCAAACGAGACCGGTGTTGAACTAGATGCGTTGGGCGTTGCTCCAGCTCATGTGGCTCGCGTGGTTGCGCTTGTTTCCGAGAGCAAGCTGACCAACAAGTTGGCTCGTCAGGCTATCGATGGCGTTATTGCTGGCGAAGGCGATGTAGACGCAGTTGTGGCTTCCCGTGGACTCGAAGTTGTTCGCGATGACAGTGCAATTGAGAAGGCTGTCGATGATGCTTTGGCTGCAAACCCAGATATCGTAGAAAAGTACCGTGCTGGCAACACCAAGGTTACTGGCGCTATCGTCGGTGCCGTGATGAAGGCAACTCGTGGCAAGGCTGACCCAGCTCAGGTTAACCAGCTGATCGCTAAGAAGCTAGCTTAG